The following are from one region of the Aequoribacter fuscus genome:
- the rpsI gene encoding 30S ribosomal protein S9, with translation MAAAQYYGTGRRKTSTARVFLTQGEGAITVNDRPIDVYFGREVARMIVRQPLELVDMADRFNVNVTVVGGGSFGQAGAIRHGITRALMEYDETLRGALRKAGYVTRDAREVERKKVGLRKARKRPQFSKR, from the coding sequence ATGGCAGCAGCTCAGTATTACGGCACGGGCCGACGTAAAACCTCTACGGCGCGCGTATTTTTAACCCAAGGCGAGGGTGCTATCACCGTCAATGACCGCCCGATTGATGTGTACTTCGGCCGCGAAGTTGCACGTATGATTGTCCGTCAGCCTTTGGAGTTGGTTGACATGGCAGATCGTTTCAACGTGAATGTGACCGTTGTCGGCGGTGGAAGCTTTGGCCAAGCGGGCGCTATCCGTCACGGTATTACCCGTGCGCTGATGGAGTACGACGAGACTCTGCGTGGTGCACTACGTAAAGCCGGTTACGTGACCCGGGATGCTCGTGAAGTTGAGCGTAAAAAAGTCGGCCTGCGCAAAGCGCGCAAGCGCCCTCAGTTCAGCAAGCGTTAA
- the zapE gene encoding cell division protein ZapE: MSEAGTSPLARYQQQLASGLLMPDQAQAEAAALLDDLYHRVLARAQRKRSIFSWKRKREPEVGLYFWGGVGRGKTHLLDLFTDALPSDLVLRVHFHRFMYRVHSDLRRLQGEKNPLLAVADGIAAQATVLCFDEFFVTDIGDAMILGGLMEALFERGITLVATSNIVPENLYKDGLQRQRFLPAIGMLQRYTQVFNLDSGVDYRLRTLQTLPLYHTPHNEVAAEALRTMFQSLVPQAEITQCFIEVNNRQLQANAVADDVVWFDFAALCDGPRSQNDYIELSRVYHTVLLQQVPVFSGSNDDQARRFINLVDEFYDRGVKLILSAQAPLLELYRGSRLSFEFDRTYSRLQEMQSEEYLASAHKA; encoded by the coding sequence ATGAGCGAGGCGGGCACAAGTCCATTAGCGCGATATCAGCAGCAGCTGGCATCGGGCTTGCTCATGCCTGATCAAGCTCAGGCTGAGGCGGCCGCTCTGCTCGATGATTTGTACCATCGGGTGTTGGCGAGAGCGCAGCGTAAACGCTCGATTTTCAGCTGGAAGCGCAAGCGCGAACCCGAGGTGGGTCTCTATTTTTGGGGTGGCGTCGGGCGTGGAAAAACACATCTGCTCGATCTTTTCACTGATGCGTTGCCGTCAGACTTGGTTCTGCGAGTGCATTTTCACCGTTTCATGTATCGAGTGCACAGCGATTTGCGTCGCTTGCAGGGCGAGAAGAACCCTTTGTTGGCAGTCGCCGATGGTATTGCAGCGCAAGCAACAGTGCTTTGTTTTGACGAGTTTTTTGTCACGGATATTGGTGATGCGATGATTCTAGGGGGCTTGATGGAGGCCCTGTTTGAACGAGGTATTACCTTGGTGGCTACCTCCAATATCGTACCTGAAAATTTGTACAAGGATGGTTTGCAGCGCCAGCGGTTTTTGCCCGCAATTGGCATGTTGCAACGCTATACGCAGGTCTTTAATCTGGACTCGGGTGTTGACTACAGGCTCCGTACGTTACAAACCTTGCCCTTGTATCACACGCCACATAACGAAGTAGCCGCCGAGGCGTTGCGGACTATGTTTCAATCTTTAGTGCCTCAGGCTGAGATTACGCAGTGTTTTATTGAAGTCAACAATAGGCAGTTACAGGCGAACGCAGTGGCGGATGATGTCGTCTGGTTTGATTTTGCTGCGCTTTGCGATGGTCCGAGGTCGCAAAACGATTACATTGAGCTGTCGCGGGTTTACCACACTGTGCTGCTGCAGCAGGTCCCGGTGTTCAGCGGCTCGAACGATGATCAGGCGCGGCGATTTATCAATTTGGTGGACGAATTTTATGATCGGGGTGTGAAGCTCATTCTCAGTGCACAAGCGCCTTTGCTCGAATTGTATCGAGGGTCACGATTAAGTTTTGAGTTCGACCGAACGTATTCTCGCTTGCAGGAAATGCAGTCGGAGGAATATTTGGCCAGCGCTCATAAGGCGTAG
- the hisG gene encoding ATP phosphoribosyltransferase: MLTIALTKGRILKETLPLLAHAGIEPLEDVHSSRKLIFPTTMAGVSLVVIRGTDVPTYVRYGAAQVGVVGKDVLLEHGAEGVYEPLDLGIAKCRLMTASALDAKPANGKLRVATKFVNVARNFYAERGVQVELIKLYGAMELAPLMNLADEIVDIVDTGNTLRANGMAPKETIADISSRLIVNKAAMRSHHAQVSGLIDRLKEALPSEVGCD; encoded by the coding sequence ATGCTGACTATCGCGCTCACCAAGGGCCGAATCCTGAAAGAGACGCTGCCTCTGTTGGCGCACGCAGGCATTGAGCCGCTAGAAGACGTGCACAGTAGCCGCAAATTAATTTTCCCGACGACTATGGCTGGAGTTTCTCTGGTGGTTATTCGCGGAACTGACGTGCCGACCTACGTTCGCTATGGCGCGGCGCAAGTAGGCGTGGTCGGCAAAGATGTCTTGCTTGAGCACGGCGCGGAAGGCGTTTACGAACCACTGGATCTGGGTATCGCCAAATGCCGATTAATGACTGCCTCCGCTCTTGACGCCAAACCCGCTAATGGAAAGCTGCGAGTGGCCACTAAGTTCGTGAATGTGGCGCGGAATTTTTACGCTGAGCGCGGAGTGCAGGTTGAACTGATAAAGTTGTATGGTGCGATGGAATTGGCGCCCCTAATGAATTTAGCCGACGAGATTGTGGATATTGTCGATACCGGCAATACCTTACGCGCTAACGGGATGGCTCCGAAAGAGACCATTGCCGATATCAGTTCGCGGCTGATCGTAAACAAAGCGGCTATGCGCTCGCACCATGCGCAAGTGAGTGGTTTGATCGATCGCCTGAAAGAGGCGCTTCCTAGCGAGGTAGGCTGTGACTAG
- a CDS encoding S1C family serine protease, with amino-acid sequence MQRILSQWLWPSIAGLAIALLVLEYTGWRSNSPQPAERMTSYATAVATATPSVVNIYTAKVVNEAPSQRNNRFNQLNRGSNQQRVERSLGSGVILSEDGIILTNRHVIAGADAIQVLLNDNRNARAEILGADPATDLAVLKIDLDHLSPAIIGDSNAARVGDVVLAIGNPLGFGSSVTQGIISALGRYGFQGGAYYEDYIQTDATIHMGNSGGALINTKGELLGINSLIYTGGNTANASAGIGISLAVPINLATFVAQDLIDYGQVIRGWMGVSVQPFIPDTSQPNVGALLVTQTVANGPADRAGIKPGDIITAINDEPVTDGRIAMHRIALLRPGDIISVTLVDESDNTQNLNVVLGSLQQAPQS; translated from the coding sequence ATGCAACGCATTTTGTCACAATGGCTGTGGCCATCAATAGCTGGGCTTGCGATTGCACTGCTGGTGCTAGAGTATACCGGTTGGCGCTCCAACAGTCCGCAACCCGCCGAGCGGATGACCAGTTACGCCACAGCCGTCGCAACAGCGACACCCTCTGTCGTCAACATTTACACCGCCAAGGTCGTGAATGAGGCGCCCAGTCAGAGAAACAACCGCTTCAATCAACTTAACCGCGGCTCCAACCAACAGCGCGTCGAGCGCTCGCTCGGATCGGGCGTCATACTCTCAGAAGACGGTATTATCTTAACGAATCGTCACGTCATTGCCGGCGCGGACGCCATACAAGTTTTACTCAATGACAATCGCAACGCGCGCGCCGAAATACTGGGAGCTGACCCAGCCACCGACCTCGCCGTACTCAAGATAGACCTAGATCATTTAAGCCCCGCTATCATTGGCGACTCAAACGCAGCCCGTGTGGGCGATGTCGTCCTCGCCATTGGCAACCCGCTGGGCTTTGGCAGCTCAGTGACGCAAGGCATCATTTCTGCCTTGGGGCGCTATGGATTCCAAGGTGGTGCTTATTATGAAGATTACATCCAAACCGACGCCACGATTCACATGGGGAACTCGGGCGGGGCGCTGATCAATACCAAAGGTGAACTGTTGGGCATCAATTCCCTGATTTACACTGGCGGTAATACCGCTAATGCCAGTGCGGGCATTGGAATAAGTCTCGCCGTCCCGATCAATCTTGCGACGTTTGTGGCGCAGGACCTCATTGACTACGGCCAAGTCATTCGCGGCTGGATGGGTGTTAGCGTACAACCCTTCATCCCAGACACAAGTCAACCCAACGTCGGTGCCTTGCTGGTGACTCAGACAGTCGCGAATGGTCCCGCCGATCGGGCCGGAATAAAACCCGGCGATATTATTACCGCCATTAACGACGAGCCGGTGACCGATGGACGCATTGCCATGCACCGCATCGCGTTATTGCGCCCCGGAGATATCATCAGCGTGACGCTGGTGGACGAGAGTGACAACACACAAAATCTGAACGTGGTGCTTGGCTCGCTCCAGCAAGCACCTCAAAGCTGA
- the rplM gene encoding 50S ribosomal protein L13 — protein sequence MKTYSAKSGEVNQEWFVVDATDKTLGRLASEIAHRLRGKHKPEYTPHTDTGDYIVVVNCEKVKVTGAKTTDKMYHHHTGYPGGLKSYSFEKLIERAPERVLQRAVKGMLPRNPLGRAMFKKLKVYAGNDHPHAAQQPETLEI from the coding sequence ATGAAAACTTACAGTGCAAAAAGTGGCGAAGTGAACCAGGAATGGTTTGTTGTAGACGCCACCGATAAAACGCTTGGACGTTTGGCGAGCGAGATTGCTCACCGTTTGCGTGGCAAGCACAAGCCAGAATATACCCCTCATACCGACACGGGCGACTACATTGTGGTTGTGAACTGCGAGAAGGTGAAGGTGACTGGCGCAAAAACAACCGATAAGATGTATCACCACCACACGGGTTACCCCGGTGGCCTGAAGTCTTACTCGTTTGAGAAATTGATCGAACGTGCGCCAGAGCGTGTTTTGCAACGTGCCGTTAAAGGTATGTTGCCTCGCAATCCTTTGGGTCGAGCCATGTTCAAAAAGCTGAAAGTGTACGCGGGTAACGATCACCCTCATGCGGCACAGCAGCCAGAAACTTTAGAAATTTAA
- the murA gene encoding UDP-N-acetylglucosamine 1-carboxyvinyltransferase, whose amino-acid sequence MDKLLIRGGKPLHGELKVSGAKNAALPILAATLLCSESVVVRNLPHLHDVTTMLELLGCLGVEVIIDERLGVEVDANTITNYQADYDLVKTMRASILVLGPLVARFGEAHVSFPGGCAIGSRPVDLHLKGLEAMGATIEVDGGYIHARTQGRLKGAHIVMETVTVGGTENLMMAAALAEGRTVLDNAAREPEVVDLAKFLNAMGAKITGYGSDRVVIEGVERLGHCEYSVMPDRIESGTYLVAAAATGGSITLRGAEPDSMDVILQKLTDAGADIQVDGDVIKLDMAGRRPKPVSLKTAPYPGFPTDMQAQFTAMNAVADGVSTVVETVFENRLIQTHEMNRMGAKIKIEGNTAVIEGQRQLAGAPVMASDLRASASLVIAGLVAQGETLVDRIYHIDRGYECIEERLQSLGADIRRLHS is encoded by the coding sequence TTGGATAAACTACTGATCCGTGGTGGCAAGCCGCTGCACGGTGAGCTCAAGGTCTCGGGCGCAAAAAATGCTGCGCTCCCTATTCTCGCGGCAACGCTCTTGTGTAGCGAATCCGTGGTGGTGCGCAATTTGCCGCATCTGCACGATGTCACAACCATGCTGGAATTGCTGGGTTGCCTCGGTGTTGAAGTCATTATCGATGAACGCTTGGGCGTAGAGGTGGATGCCAATACCATTACGAATTATCAAGCGGATTATGACTTGGTGAAAACCATGCGCGCCTCGATTTTGGTCTTGGGGCCTTTGGTGGCACGTTTCGGTGAAGCGCACGTGTCTTTTCCCGGCGGCTGCGCCATTGGCAGTCGCCCCGTTGACCTGCATTTAAAAGGTCTTGAGGCGATGGGCGCAACGATAGAGGTTGATGGTGGCTACATTCATGCGCGCACGCAAGGGCGTTTAAAAGGCGCACACATTGTCATGGAGACCGTGACCGTCGGTGGCACCGAGAATTTAATGATGGCCGCGGCGCTCGCGGAGGGGCGAACCGTGCTGGATAACGCGGCACGCGAGCCGGAAGTGGTCGATTTAGCCAAATTCTTGAACGCCATGGGAGCAAAAATTACTGGGTATGGTTCTGATCGAGTGGTGATCGAGGGCGTCGAGCGGCTGGGTCATTGCGAATATTCTGTTATGCCCGACCGCATCGAGAGCGGGACCTATCTGGTGGCTGCAGCGGCAACCGGAGGCTCGATCACGCTACGGGGTGCCGAACCTGATTCTATGGACGTTATTTTGCAAAAACTCACCGATGCAGGTGCAGACATCCAGGTAGATGGTGATGTCATCAAGCTGGATATGGCAGGGCGTCGCCCGAAGCCCGTGAGTTTAAAAACGGCGCCTTACCCCGGTTTTCCAACGGATATGCAGGCTCAGTTCACGGCAATGAATGCCGTGGCAGACGGTGTGTCGACGGTGGTGGAAACGGTGTTTGAAAACCGCCTGATTCAAACCCACGAAATGAATCGCATGGGTGCAAAAATTAAAATTGAGGGGAACACGGCCGTCATCGAGGGGCAGCGGCAGCTGGCCGGGGCGCCGGTCATGGCCAGTGACCTTCGGGCCTCGGCGAGTTTAGTCATTGCTGGCTTGGTGGCACAGGGCGAGACCTTGGTTGATCGCATCTATCACATTGATCGTGGTTACGAGTGTATTGAAGAGCGCTTGCAGTCCTTAGGCGCTGATATTCGTCGTCTACACAGTTAA
- the hisD gene encoding histidinol dehydrogenase translates to MTRIRQLATTDADFDARLAAICDAQGALNQSVIEATDAIIGKVRSAGDAAVVELTRKFDAREIESIEELRVSIDELQAAVARLPEGGYEQLSLAAQRIEWFHQHQKQDSWRVTDALGNTLGQRVSPLDSVGVYVPGGKASYPSSVLMNTIPAKVAGVERIVMVSPSPRGEINDWVLAAAYLAGVDEVITIGGAQAVAALAYGTESIQAVDKIVGPGNAYVAAAKRAVYGQVGIDMIAGPSEVLIITDGSVDPDWIAMDMFAQCEHDEMAQALVLCPDTQFLEQVQGSIARLLPTLERQAIIAAALEGRSALIATRDLADAAAVSNRLAPEHLELAVADPEALLEEIKHAGAVFLGAYATESLGDYCAGPNHVLPTSGTARFSSPLGVYDFEKRSSIIKVAAHAGQRLGECTSMLARAEGLTAHARSAEMRFKGDEPPQL, encoded by the coding sequence GTGACTAGAATTCGACAACTTGCAACGACAGACGCCGATTTTGATGCGCGGCTCGCGGCGATCTGTGATGCTCAAGGCGCCTTGAATCAGAGCGTCATTGAGGCCACGGATGCCATTATCGGCAAAGTGCGCTCTGCGGGGGATGCCGCAGTCGTAGAGTTAACTCGGAAATTTGATGCTCGCGAGATCGAGTCTATCGAGGAATTGCGGGTTTCCATTGATGAGCTACAAGCGGCGGTTGCTCGACTACCTGAGGGGGGCTACGAGCAGCTATCTCTGGCAGCCCAGCGCATCGAGTGGTTTCATCAGCATCAAAAGCAAGACAGTTGGCGTGTTACCGATGCTCTGGGTAACACCCTGGGTCAGCGCGTATCGCCGCTGGACTCTGTCGGCGTGTATGTGCCAGGTGGAAAGGCCTCGTACCCCTCCTCGGTGTTAATGAACACCATTCCGGCAAAAGTGGCCGGTGTTGAGCGTATAGTGATGGTGTCGCCGTCGCCGAGAGGCGAAATTAACGATTGGGTCCTTGCAGCTGCCTATTTGGCGGGTGTCGACGAGGTCATCACGATAGGTGGTGCACAAGCCGTGGCCGCGTTGGCGTATGGCACCGAGAGTATTCAAGCGGTCGATAAGATCGTGGGCCCTGGTAATGCCTACGTTGCTGCGGCTAAGCGAGCAGTCTACGGGCAAGTGGGTATCGATATGATCGCGGGGCCATCAGAGGTGTTGATCATTACTGACGGTAGCGTTGATCCAGACTGGATCGCCATGGACATGTTCGCGCAGTGTGAACACGACGAAATGGCCCAAGCGCTGGTGTTATGTCCTGATACTCAATTTTTGGAGCAAGTACAGGGCAGTATTGCTCGCCTACTGCCAACCCTGGAGCGTCAGGCAATTATTGCTGCCGCACTGGAGGGGCGCAGTGCGCTGATTGCGACGAGGGATTTGGCAGATGCCGCCGCTGTGAGCAACCGCCTAGCACCTGAGCATCTGGAGCTGGCGGTAGCGGATCCTGAGGCCTTGCTGGAAGAGATCAAGCATGCTGGCGCTGTCTTTTTAGGCGCCTATGCGACGGAATCACTGGGTGACTACTGTGCGGGGCCGAATCACGTGCTGCCGACCTCCGGCACGGCACGCTTTAGCTCGCCCCTTGGCGTATACGACTTTGAGAAGCGCTCATCGATTATCAAAGTCGCGGCCCACGCTGGTCAGCGCTTAGGTGAGTGTACTTCCATGCTCGCGCGTGCCGAGGGCCTGACGGCCCATGCACGGAGTGCAGAAATGCGCTTTAAGGGAGACGAGCCCCCTCAGCTTTGA
- a CDS encoding MlaC/ttg2D family ABC transporter substrate-binding protein, whose translation MIARMSVLLFATGVLIASLGVPAQAQEAKSEAPSMSAYDTVFNTTERVIDVLATADDSSEEGLTSYIDALRGVMDDVVDYRGFSRAVMGNFASKRYYMSLTDEGRATLRDQLEAFTEVMSQNLVETYAKGLIAFAQAEIEVVKPEGAESGSIESVYQKITRANDEPYLVEYKMRQSKDGNWQLVNVIIEDVNLGDIYRSQFDSAAKKYARSLKCESNDSACFEQVVQSVIDNWGKEG comes from the coding sequence ATGATTGCTCGAATGAGTGTTTTGTTGTTCGCCACGGGCGTATTAATCGCAAGCCTAGGTGTACCTGCTCAAGCGCAAGAAGCGAAGAGTGAGGCGCCGTCGATGAGTGCCTACGACACTGTTTTCAATACCACCGAACGCGTGATAGATGTATTGGCCACGGCTGACGATTCTTCCGAGGAAGGCTTGACCTCGTACATCGACGCTTTGCGAGGCGTGATGGACGATGTCGTTGATTACCGTGGGTTTTCGCGTGCGGTAATGGGGAATTTTGCCTCTAAGCGTTATTACATGTCTTTGACTGATGAGGGACGAGCTACTTTGCGCGACCAGCTTGAGGCCTTTACCGAAGTCATGAGCCAAAACTTAGTCGAGACCTACGCAAAAGGTCTCATCGCGTTTGCCCAGGCTGAGATCGAGGTGGTCAAACCTGAAGGCGCGGAGTCGGGAAGCATCGAGTCGGTGTATCAAAAGATAACGCGTGCCAACGATGAGCCTTATCTGGTTGAGTATAAAATGCGACAGTCCAAAGATGGGAACTGGCAATTAGTGAACGTGATCATCGAAGACGTGAATTTGGGTGATATCTATCGCTCGCAATTTGACAGTGCGGCAAAAAAATACGCGCGCTCTTTGAAGTGTGAGTCCAACGACTCAGCCTGTTTTGAGCAGGTAGTTCAAAGTGTTATCGACAACTGGGGTAAAGAGGGGTAG
- a CDS encoding YhcB family protein → MIELTSVTLLIAGLLIAAVAFLGGWLLGQRGVATNDSREQELEETISVLKHKHEQYQHSVHTHFAQTAELVGQLTQDYRKVYEHLSEGAATLCDQNQLPQTLVQAIEADQNREIDPNQTRAPLDYAPKSSPDEPGMLNERYGLETPAFKEQRH, encoded by the coding sequence GTGATCGAACTGACATCTGTGACACTGCTCATTGCCGGCCTATTAATCGCGGCGGTGGCATTTTTAGGCGGCTGGTTACTTGGACAACGCGGCGTCGCGACCAACGACTCGCGCGAGCAAGAGCTTGAAGAAACTATCAGCGTACTCAAACACAAACACGAGCAGTATCAACACAGTGTCCACACACACTTCGCACAGACCGCAGAGCTGGTGGGCCAATTGACGCAAGACTACCGAAAAGTCTACGAACACCTGTCTGAAGGCGCAGCGACCTTGTGCGACCAAAACCAGTTACCACAAACCCTAGTGCAGGCCATCGAGGCCGATCAGAACCGTGAAATTGACCCCAACCAAACACGGGCCCCGCTGGACTATGCACCCAAATCGTCACCCGATGAGCCTGGCATGCTAAACGAGCGCTACGGCTTAGAGACGCCAGCGTTCAAGGAGCAGCGACATTAA
- a CDS encoding Nif3-like dinuclear metal center hexameric protein produces the protein MSIERAALVAALDELLSAKSISDYCPNGLQVEGRPNIQRVATAVTACQAAIDEAIAWQADALLVHHGYFWKGEFEPVVGMKRQRLAALLAADLNMLAYHLPLDYHFELGNNTTLGCCLQDYLPPFTVSPGSVDQPIWQGVFEQPCEAQVLHRGIELALDRSCVWVAADDALVQRFGWCTGGAQGFIDQAAVLGLDAYISGEISEKTTHSAREQTIHYFAAGHHATERGGVQAVGAWLEREFGLEHRFIDIPNPA, from the coding sequence ATGTCTATCGAACGAGCTGCACTGGTAGCCGCTTTGGATGAATTGTTAAGCGCGAAATCGATATCGGATTATTGTCCTAATGGTTTACAGGTAGAGGGGCGGCCGAACATCCAGCGTGTCGCCACAGCCGTTACAGCATGCCAAGCTGCCATTGATGAGGCCATTGCTTGGCAGGCAGATGCCTTGCTGGTGCACCATGGGTATTTTTGGAAAGGTGAATTTGAGCCGGTAGTGGGTATGAAGCGACAGCGTTTGGCGGCCTTGTTAGCGGCCGACCTGAATATGCTGGCTTACCACTTGCCGTTAGATTACCACTTTGAGCTGGGAAATAATACGACGCTAGGTTGCTGCCTTCAGGACTATTTGCCGCCGTTTACAGTGTCCCCCGGCAGTGTTGATCAACCGATATGGCAGGGTGTGTTTGAGCAGCCATGTGAGGCTCAGGTATTGCACCGAGGGATTGAGCTCGCCCTGGACCGATCCTGTGTTTGGGTGGCGGCTGACGACGCCTTGGTGCAGCGTTTTGGGTGGTGCACGGGCGGCGCGCAGGGTTTTATTGATCAAGCTGCGGTGCTTGGCTTGGACGCTTACATTAGCGGTGAGATTTCAGAGAAAACAACACACTCAGCGCGCGAGCAAACAATCCATTACTTTGCAGCAGGGCATCACGCAACCGAACGCGGCGGTGTGCAGGCCGTAGGTGCATGGCTTGAGCGTGAATTTGGGTTGGAGCATCGGTTTATCGATATTCCAAACCCAGCTTAA
- the petA gene encoding ubiquinol-cytochrome c reductase iron-sulfur subunit: MSDETLNTGRRRFLTTATSVVGVAGAVGIATPFLGSWQPSAKAKAAGAPVKADISKLEPGQMIVVEWRGKPVYVVNRTQEMLDNLPRLNDDLKDPDSAISQQPTYISGVDRALRPELLVVEGLCTHLGCAPKYRPEVGAADLGGDAWLGGFFCPCHGSKFDLSGRVYAGVPASTNLVVPPYSFESDRVLVIGIDAEAA; encoded by the coding sequence ATGTCTGATGAAACTTTAAACACAGGTCGGCGTCGTTTTCTGACCACTGCAACCAGCGTCGTAGGCGTTGCGGGTGCGGTCGGTATTGCGACTCCGTTTTTGGGTTCTTGGCAGCCGTCTGCGAAGGCAAAAGCCGCTGGCGCGCCAGTCAAGGCGGATATTTCCAAGCTCGAGCCGGGCCAGATGATCGTGGTTGAGTGGCGCGGGAAGCCGGTGTATGTAGTGAACCGAACTCAAGAGATGCTGGATAATTTACCCAGGCTCAACGACGACCTGAAGGATCCGGATTCAGCAATTTCGCAGCAGCCGACCTACATCTCAGGTGTGGATCGTGCCTTGCGTCCGGAGCTGCTCGTAGTAGAAGGCTTGTGTACGCACCTAGGTTGTGCTCCAAAGTATCGCCCAGAAGTCGGCGCTGCCGATCTGGGTGGCGATGCTTGGCTGGGCGGGTTTTTCTGCCCTTGTCACGGTTCAAAGTTTGATCTGTCGGGACGCGTATATGCAGGCGTTCCCGCTTCCACTAACTTGGTGGTACCTCCTTACTCTTTTGAATCCGATCGGGTTCTTGTTATTGGCATCGATGCGGAGGCGGCGTAA
- a CDS encoding BolA family protein, producing MDAQTLEDIVAAGLPECDVTVTEQGGHYTIHAVGAEFEGLRAVKRQQLVYAVVADLIAAGTIHAVNIRAKTPAEAEA from the coding sequence GTGGATGCTCAGACTTTAGAAGATATTGTGGCGGCGGGTCTGCCAGAGTGCGATGTAACGGTCACGGAACAGGGTGGCCATTACACCATTCATGCGGTGGGTGCTGAGTTTGAAGGTTTGCGAGCGGTGAAGCGTCAACAGTTGGTCTACGCGGTAGTTGCGGACTTAATTGCTGCCGGAACCATTCATGCGGTTAATATTCGGGCCAAAACGCCAGCTGAGGCTGAGGCGTGA
- a CDS encoding calcium/sodium antiporter — MLVNIAAILVGFLILIWSSDQFVEGAASIAKKMGVSQIIIGMTIVSIGTSAPEIVVSVIAALDGAGNLAVGNALGSNIANIGLVLGATLLAAPLVLRDSYLKNEVPILVGVTLLGALLLSDGVLNRLDGVILLACLVAILAKMIRDESRDQVLREQAEEEHIAELGASYAWLRFVGGALLLIASSRLLVWGAVNVAQTLGISELIIGLTIIAIGTSLPELAASIVSARKGHAEIALGNVLGSNLFNLLAVLPIPGLIAPLVLDSSVLSRDYPIMTALTLLLGVAMILAYRRVKSHSRPASLGRKWGAFLLICCLCYYTLITLTIG, encoded by the coding sequence ATGCTAGTAAACATTGCCGCCATATTGGTTGGATTCCTAATTCTTATCTGGAGTTCCGATCAATTTGTCGAAGGTGCTGCATCTATCGCGAAAAAGATGGGTGTTTCTCAGATTATTATCGGCATGACCATCGTCTCGATTGGCACCTCTGCACCTGAAATAGTGGTTTCTGTTATCGCAGCGCTCGACGGCGCTGGCAATCTAGCCGTTGGCAACGCACTGGGATCGAACATCGCAAATATTGGCCTCGTCCTTGGCGCAACCTTGCTCGCGGCTCCTCTGGTGCTACGAGACAGCTACTTAAAAAACGAAGTGCCGATTTTGGTGGGCGTCACCTTGCTAGGCGCGCTGTTGCTGAGCGATGGCGTCCTCAACCGTTTGGACGGCGTTATCTTGCTTGCTTGTCTGGTTGCCATTCTCGCTAAAATGATACGTGACGAAAGCCGCGACCAAGTTCTGCGAGAGCAAGCCGAAGAGGAACACATAGCAGAACTCGGTGCCTCCTACGCCTGGCTTCGATTTGTTGGAGGCGCACTGCTATTAATAGCCAGCTCGCGTCTGCTCGTATGGGGCGCGGTCAATGTTGCGCAAACTTTGGGCATATCAGAATTAATTATCGGTCTGACGATTATTGCTATCGGCACTAGCCTACCCGAGTTGGCCGCGTCGATTGTCAGCGCACGTAAGGGACATGCGGAAATTGCCCTGGGCAATGTACTGGGTTCTAACTTATTTAATTTGCTGGCGGTGCTTCCCATACCCGGCTTAATCGCACCGCTTGTGCTAGATAGCAGCGTCCTGAGCCGCGACTACCCAATCATGACAGCGCTGACGCTGTTACTGGGTGTCGCCATGATTCTCGCGTACCGACGGGTCAAGTCACACAGTAGACCCGCCAGTTTAGGCCGCAAATGGGGAGCGTTTTTGCTAATTTGTTGTCTTTGCTACTACACTCTCATTACTTTGACGATAGGTTAA